A part of Acipenser ruthenus chromosome 12, fAciRut3.2 maternal haplotype, whole genome shotgun sequence genomic DNA contains:
- the LOC117417310 gene encoding intestinal-type alkaline phosphatase 1-like isoform X2, translating into MEILLLMFVGISCSSSAVTPDNKEKSPHYWNAQAKETLEAALKQEPINHRAKNLMLFLGDGMGVTTVTAARILKGQMDGKPGEETVLTMDEFPYLALSKTYNVDRQVPDSAGTATAYLCGVKANAKTVGVSAAAEYDVCNTTFGNEVHSVLHRAKAQGKSVGIVTTTRVQHASPSAAYAHSVSRYWYADADMSKEDARDGCTDTALQLIRNTDIDVILGGGRKYMTPRGTPDPEYPTDGSQNGTRKDGKDLIQAWLDAQRPKGAKYVWNKEQLDAVDVKSTNYLMGLFEPKDCKYEVNRNTTTDPSIVEMTEKAIQILRKNPKGFYLFVEGGRIDHGHHGGRAQKALTETVMFDRAVKRALELTEEQETLTVVTADHSHVFTLGGSTGRGNPIFGLAPKQAEDNMPFTSILYANGPGHALENGTRPNITSVDYMDVEYRQQAAVPLSSESHGGEDVAVFARGPMAHLFQGVKEQNYIAHVMAYAGCIEPYTECPKEPNSGAQTRSHAGLLAALLALLYLLGR; encoded by the exons ATGGAGATCTTACTGCTGATGTTTGTTGGGATCAGCTGCAGTTCCTCTGCAGTAACTCcag ACAACAAGGAGAAGAGCCCTCATTACTGGAACGCCCAAGCAAAGGAGACGCTGGAAGCAGCTCTCAAACAGGAGCCTATCAACCACCGGGCCAAGAACCTCATGCTCTTCCTTGGAGATG GAATGGGAGTGACGACGGTGACTGCCGCAAGGATCCTGAAAGGACAGATGGATGGGAAGCCAGGAGAGGAGACAGTGCTGACCATGGATGAGTTCCCCTATCTCGCACTCTCCAAG ACCTACAATGTGGACCGGCAGGTTCCTGACAGCGCCGGCACTGCCACTGCCTATCTGTGCGGCGTGAAAGCCAACGCCAAGACGGTGGGTGTGAGCGCCGCCGCGGAGTACGACGTGTGCAACACCACCTTCGGGAACGAGGTGCACTCCGTCCTGCACCGCGCCAAGGCCCAAG GGAAGTCGGTGGGCATCGTGACCACCACCCGCGTGCAGCACGCCTCCCCCTCTGCCGCCTACGCTCACTCGGTGAGCCGGTACTGGTACGCTGACGCCGACATGTCCAAGGAGGACGCCAGGGACGGCTGCACCGATACTGCCCTGCAGCTGATTCGCAACACCGACATCGAT GTAATCCTTGGTGGGGGACGGAAGTACATGACTCCCCGGGGAACGCCTGACCCAGAGTACCCGACAGACGGGTCTCAGAACGGGACTAGGAAGGATGGCAAAGACCTCATTCAGGCGTGGCTGGACGCTCAGAGA CCTAAGGGTGCAAAGTACGTTTGGAACAAAGAACAGTTGGATGCTGTCGACGTCAAATCAACCAACTATCTCATGG GTCTGTTTGAGCCGAAGGACTGCAAGTACGAGGTTAACCGCAACACCACTACAGACCCCTCCATCGTTGAGATGACAGAAAAAGCAATCCAGATCCTCCGCAAGAACCCCAAGGGATTCTACCTGTTTGTGGAAG GCGGGAGGATCGATCACGGCCACCACGGGGGCAGAGCTCAGAAGGCGCTGACGGAGACGGTGATGTTCGACCGAGCTGTCAAGAGGGCTTTGGAGCTGACCGAAGAGCAGGAGACTCTCACTGTGGTCACAGCCGACCACTCCCACGTGTTCACCTTGGGAGGAAGCACTGGCCGAGGGAACCCCATCTTCG GTCTAGCACCCAAGCAAGCTGAGGACAACATGCCCTTTACCAGCATCCTATATGCTAACGGACCTGGACATGCCCTTGAGAACGGAACAAGACCGAATATCACCTCCGTTGATTACA TGGATGTGGAGTACAGGCAGCAGGCGGCGGTCCCTCTGAGTTCTGAATCTCACGGTGGTGAAGACGTGGCTGTATTCGCCAGAGGCCCCATGGCTCACCTGTTCCAGGGTGTGAAGGAGCAGAACTACATCGCCCATGTGATGGCGTACGCGGGCTGCATCGAGCCCTACACCGAGTGCCCGAAGGAACCCAACTCGGGGGCACAGACCCGCTCCCACGCCGGCCTCCTCGCTGCTCTGCTGGCTCTGCTCTATCTGCTGGGGAGGTAA
- the LOC117417310 gene encoding intestinal-type alkaline phosphatase-like isoform X1: MLCVRDCAQALVLLRLAAAAGLCFINPVSGGVPADNKEKSPHYWNAQAKETLEAALKQEPINHRAKNLMLFLGDGMGVTTVTAARILKGQMDGKPGEETVLTMDEFPYLALSKTYNVDRQVPDSAGTATAYLCGVKANAKTVGVSAAAEYDVCNTTFGNEVHSVLHRAKAQGKSVGIVTTTRVQHASPSAAYAHSVSRYWYADADMSKEDARDGCTDTALQLIRNTDIDVILGGGRKYMTPRGTPDPEYPTDGSQNGTRKDGKDLIQAWLDAQRPKGAKYVWNKEQLDAVDVKSTNYLMGLFEPKDCKYEVNRNTTTDPSIVEMTEKAIQILRKNPKGFYLFVEGGRIDHGHHGGRAQKALTETVMFDRAVKRALELTEEQETLTVVTADHSHVFTLGGSTGRGNPIFGLAPKQAEDNMPFTSILYANGPGHALENGTRPNITSVDYMDVEYRQQAAVPLSSESHGGEDVAVFARGPMAHLFQGVKEQNYIAHVMAYAGCIEPYTECPKEPNSGAQTRSHAGLLAALLALLYLLGR; this comes from the exons ATGCTTTGCGTGCGTGACTGTGCGCAGGCCTTGGTGCTCCTGCGCCTGGCAGCTGCTGCAGGGCTTTGCTTTATAAATCCAGTCTCCGGGGGTGTGCCTGCAG ACAACAAGGAGAAGAGCCCTCATTACTGGAACGCCCAAGCAAAGGAGACGCTGGAAGCAGCTCTCAAACAGGAGCCTATCAACCACCGGGCCAAGAACCTCATGCTCTTCCTTGGAGATG GAATGGGAGTGACGACGGTGACTGCCGCAAGGATCCTGAAAGGACAGATGGATGGGAAGCCAGGAGAGGAGACAGTGCTGACCATGGATGAGTTCCCCTATCTCGCACTCTCCAAG ACCTACAATGTGGACCGGCAGGTTCCTGACAGCGCCGGCACTGCCACTGCCTATCTGTGCGGCGTGAAAGCCAACGCCAAGACGGTGGGTGTGAGCGCCGCCGCGGAGTACGACGTGTGCAACACCACCTTCGGGAACGAGGTGCACTCCGTCCTGCACCGCGCCAAGGCCCAAG GGAAGTCGGTGGGCATCGTGACCACCACCCGCGTGCAGCACGCCTCCCCCTCTGCCGCCTACGCTCACTCGGTGAGCCGGTACTGGTACGCTGACGCCGACATGTCCAAGGAGGACGCCAGGGACGGCTGCACCGATACTGCCCTGCAGCTGATTCGCAACACCGACATCGAT GTAATCCTTGGTGGGGGACGGAAGTACATGACTCCCCGGGGAACGCCTGACCCAGAGTACCCGACAGACGGGTCTCAGAACGGGACTAGGAAGGATGGCAAAGACCTCATTCAGGCGTGGCTGGACGCTCAGAGA CCTAAGGGTGCAAAGTACGTTTGGAACAAAGAACAGTTGGATGCTGTCGACGTCAAATCAACCAACTATCTCATGG GTCTGTTTGAGCCGAAGGACTGCAAGTACGAGGTTAACCGCAACACCACTACAGACCCCTCCATCGTTGAGATGACAGAAAAAGCAATCCAGATCCTCCGCAAGAACCCCAAGGGATTCTACCTGTTTGTGGAAG GCGGGAGGATCGATCACGGCCACCACGGGGGCAGAGCTCAGAAGGCGCTGACGGAGACGGTGATGTTCGACCGAGCTGTCAAGAGGGCTTTGGAGCTGACCGAAGAGCAGGAGACTCTCACTGTGGTCACAGCCGACCACTCCCACGTGTTCACCTTGGGAGGAAGCACTGGCCGAGGGAACCCCATCTTCG GTCTAGCACCCAAGCAAGCTGAGGACAACATGCCCTTTACCAGCATCCTATATGCTAACGGACCTGGACATGCCCTTGAGAACGGAACAAGACCGAATATCACCTCCGTTGATTACA TGGATGTGGAGTACAGGCAGCAGGCGGCGGTCCCTCTGAGTTCTGAATCTCACGGTGGTGAAGACGTGGCTGTATTCGCCAGAGGCCCCATGGCTCACCTGTTCCAGGGTGTGAAGGAGCAGAACTACATCGCCCATGTGATGGCGTACGCGGGCTGCATCGAGCCCTACACCGAGTGCCCGAAGGAACCCAACTCGGGGGCACAGACCCGCTCCCACGCCGGCCTCCTCGCTGCTCTGCTGGCTCTGCTCTATCTGCTGGGGAGGTAA